The genomic DNA GGCGGTTGCAGGGATAGCCCGGATCGGCCAGCAGCCAGTGCCGGCCCGGATCCACCAGCAGGCTGCTGGCCAGCAGCAGCGCGCCGGATCCACCCGGTGTTATCAGGATCCGTTCCGGATCGATGTCCAGCGCGTACCGGCTGCGGTAATGCCCTGCGATGGCGTGGCGCAGTGCCGGCAGGCCGCGTGCTGCGGTGTAGCGGGTGTGGCCGGCGGCCAGCGCGGCCTGGCCTGCCTGCACCACCGGCGCGGCCGTGGTGAAGTCCGGCTCGCCGATTTCCAGGTGGATCACATCGTGGCCCGCCTGTTCCAGCGCCTGTGCACGGGCCAGCAGGGACATCACGTGGAAGGGCGCGATTTCATGACTGCGCCGGCTGTAAGCCGGACCCGCAGCGGGGGAAGAGGGCAGGGTGCTCATGCCCCGCATGGTACGCCGGTGACCAACGGCAGGCTTGTCCTGCGCGCCGATCTGCGGTCATATCGCTGCAACGGGGGGAGACGGATCTGGCCCCCTTGCATCTTCCGTACGGAGCCACACCTCTTGAAGACTACTCTCTGCCTGTTGCTTGCGAGCCTGATGACCACGACCGCCACCGCTGCCACCCCGCCTGTCCCGCCGGATGCCGAAAAGCGACCGCACGTGGTCAAGGCCCCGTTCGGTGCGACCCGCAACGACGACTATTACTGGATGCGCGACGACAAGCGCGAAGACAAGGCGATGCTGGCCTATCTGCAGGCTGAGAATACCTACACCGATCAGGTCGTGGCACCGCTCAAGCCGCTGCAGGACACGCTGTACAAGGAAATCGTCGCCCGCATCAAACAGGATGATTCCAGCGTACCGGCACGCGAGCGCGGCTATTGGTACTACAGCCGCTTCGAGACCGGCCAGGACTATCCGATCCATGCGCGGCGCAAGGGCGACATGCAGGCCGCCGAGGAAGTCCTGCTGGACGTGAACCAGATGGCGGCCGGCAAGGGCTATTTCAGCGTCGGCACGATGGAAGTCAGTCAGGACAACCAGCTGCTGGCCTGGGCCGACGATGACGTGGGCCGTCGGCAGTACGTCATCCGCTTCAAGGATCTGCGCACCGGCAAGGTGCTCGACGACGTCATCACCGGTTCGTCGGGCAACGTGGTGTGGGCCGATGACAACCGCACGGTGCTGTACGTGGAGAACGATCCGGAAACGCTGCTCACCGTGCGGGTGAGAAAGCACGTGCTGGGTACGCCGGCCAGCGCCGACGTGGTGTTGTACGAAGAGAAGGACGACAGCTTCTACATGGGCATCGGTCGCACCCGCGACGACCGCTTCATCACCATCGGGCTGCACAGCACGGTGACCTCCGAAGAGCGCTACGCGCCGGCCAGCGATCCGACCACGTTCACCGTGCTCGCGCCGCGCCATCGCGAGGTGGAATACGACGCGGACCACTTCGACGGCCGCTGGGTGATCCGCACCAATGACGGGGCGAAAAACTTCAAGCTGGTCACCGCGCCCACCGACGCGACCTCGCGCGCGCAGTGGAAGGACTGGATCGCGCATGATCCGGCGGTCTACATCGAAGGCTTCGAGCTGTTCGATGGCTTCAGCGCCATCGCCGAGCGTTCCGAGGGCCTGGAGCGCATCCGCCTGCTGTTCAAGGATGGCCGCACGGATTACGTAAAGGCCGATGAGCCGGCGTACTCCATGGGGTTGGATGACAACACCGAGGCCGACACGCCGTGGCTGCGCTATGCGTATACCTCGATGACCACGCCGACCACGGTGTTCGAGATCAACACGCAGACCGGCGAGCGTCGCCAGCTCAAGCAGCAGCCGGTGATCGGCTACGACGCGTCGAAGTATGAGACCGAGCGCGTGTGGATCACTGCCCGCGACGGGGTGAAGGTGCCGGTGTCGCTGGTGTACCGCAAGGGCTTCAAGAAAGACGGCACGGCGGCGTTGTTCCAGTACGCCTACGGCAGCTATGGCATGTCGATGGACCCGTACTTCAACCAGACCGCTGTCAGCTTGCTCGACCGTGGCGTGGTGTATGCCATCGCGCACATCCGTGGCGGCCAGGAAATGGGCCGTGACTGGTATGAGGACGGCAAGCTGCTTAAGAAGCAGAACACCTTCAACGACTTCATCGATGTCACCCGTGGGCTGGTGCAGCAGGGCTGGGCCGCCAAGGATCGCGTCGCGGCGTCCGGCGGCAGTGCCGGTGGCCTGCTGATGGGCGCGGTGGCCAACCAGGCGCCGCAGGACTATCGGGTGATGGTGGCGCAGGTGCCGTTCGTCGATGTGGTGACGACCATGCTCGACCCGACCATTCCGCTCACCACCAACGAGTACGACGAGTGGGGCAACCCGGAGAAGAAGCCGTTCTACGACTACATGCTGAAGTACTCGCCGTACGACAACGTGGTGAAGCAGGCGTACCCGGCATTGTTCGTGGGCACGGGACTGTGGGATTCGCAGGTGCAGTACTGGGAGCCGGCCAAGTGGGTGGCCAAGCTGCGCGACGACAACACCGGTTCTTACCCGATCGTGTTCCGCACCAACATGGAAGCCGGCCACGGCGGCAAGTCCGGTCGATTCCAGCGCTACAAGGAGCTGGCTGAATCGTATGCGTTCGTGCTGGACCAGCTGGATGTGTCCAGTCCCTGACCGGGCCGCCGGTCGTGACGGCCGCTGGCCGTCAGCAGGTCAGTGACGGCCGCCGGCCGTCACTACCGGTATCCTTGTCGGCATGAACCCGCCTGATCGTCCTGCCGTCGTCGCAGACCCGGTACCTGTACGCCGGGTGCGCTTCAAGTGGGCGTGGTGGCTGCTGGCCTACGCCAGCCTGGGCACCGGCATCGTCGGCATCTTCGTGCCGGGCCTGCCGACCACCGTGTTCATCCTGATCTCGGCGTGGGCCGCCTCGCGCGGTTCGGACCGGCTGCACCGCTGGCTTCTGCAGCACCCCCGTTTCGGTCCGGCCATCGGTAACTGGCAGGCACACGGGGCGGTCAGCCGGTACGGCAAATGGATGGCGACGATCACCATGGCTGTGTGTGCCGGGATCATGCTCTGGTGCGTGCCGATCGCCTGGGTCAAGTGGTTTTCCATCGGCAGCATGACCGTGGTGTGCCTCTGGCTGTGGAGCCGCCCGCTGCCCCCTGCCGGACCATGAATCCGCCACGCGCCGCATGAGCCGGATGGGCGACGCCGGGCATGGCTCGGCGCTACACTCGGCGCATGAAGAATTCCCGCCGACACCTCATCGTGATTCCGCTGGCAGCGTGCGCGCTGCTGTTCCTCAGCGCCTGCGGCAACAAGGGCCCATTGGTGCTGCCGCAGAAGCCGGTACCGGTGGAAGAAGTGGTCGAGCCGGTCGATGCCCCGGCCACCGACGACGCCACGCCGCCGGCCACCCAGCCCACCGATGCGGGCAACCCCAGCACCGTGCCCGACCCGATCGCATCGCCCATCGATGACACCACCGGCGGCAGCAATGACTGAGGCAGCAGGCAACCGCCTGCGTTTCAGCAAGATGCACGGCGCAGGCAACGACTTCGTGATGCTGGACCTGCGCAATGGCGCGTCGCCGCCGTCACCGCAGCTGGCCGCGCAGATGGCTGACCGGCACACCGGCGTGGGCTGCGACCAGATCATCACGATCGAGGCGCCGCGCGCGGCGGGCTCGGTGGCGTCGTACCGTATCTGGAACGCCGATGGATCCACCTCGCAGCAATGTGGCAACGGCGCACGCTGCGTGGCGGCGTGGCTGGTCCGCAACGGTGACACCGGCGAGGACGCGTTCACCATCGACAGTCCCCTGGCGACGCACCCGGTGCGCAGGCTGGCCGATGGCGATTATTCAGTGGAGATGGGCGTGCCGGTGTTCGAGCCGGCGCAGATTCCGCTGATCGGTTTTGCACATCCGCGCGGCGAGTACCTGCTGCCCCTGCAGGGAGAGACCGTCCGCTTCGGTGCGGTGTCGATGGGCAACCCGCACGCGGTCATCGAAGTCGGCCTGGTCGATGCGGCCCCGGTGGAGCGGCTGGGCCACTCGCTGCAACACCATGCGTCGTTCCCGGAATCGGTCAACGTCAGCTTCGCCCAGGTGCTTGAGCCGGACCACGCGCGCTTGCGCGTGTA from Stenotrophomonas sp. 169 includes the following:
- a CDS encoding S9 family peptidase, with protein sequence MKTTLCLLLASLMTTTATAATPPVPPDAEKRPHVVKAPFGATRNDDYYWMRDDKREDKAMLAYLQAENTYTDQVVAPLKPLQDTLYKEIVARIKQDDSSVPARERGYWYYSRFETGQDYPIHARRKGDMQAAEEVLLDVNQMAAGKGYFSVGTMEVSQDNQLLAWADDDVGRRQYVIRFKDLRTGKVLDDVITGSSGNVVWADDNRTVLYVENDPETLLTVRVRKHVLGTPASADVVLYEEKDDSFYMGIGRTRDDRFITIGLHSTVTSEERYAPASDPTTFTVLAPRHREVEYDADHFDGRWVIRTNDGAKNFKLVTAPTDATSRAQWKDWIAHDPAVYIEGFELFDGFSAIAERSEGLERIRLLFKDGRTDYVKADEPAYSMGLDDNTEADTPWLRYAYTSMTTPTTVFEINTQTGERRQLKQQPVIGYDASKYETERVWITARDGVKVPVSLVYRKGFKKDGTAALFQYAYGSYGMSMDPYFNQTAVSLLDRGVVYAIAHIRGGQEMGRDWYEDGKLLKKQNTFNDFIDVTRGLVQQGWAAKDRVAASGGSAGGLLMGAVANQAPQDYRVMVAQVPFVDVVTTMLDPTIPLTTNEYDEWGNPEKKPFYDYMLKYSPYDNVVKQAYPALFVGTGLWDSQVQYWEPAKWVAKLRDDNTGSYPIVFRTNMEAGHGGKSGRFQRYKELAESYAFVLDQLDVSSP
- a CDS encoding YbaN family protein is translated as MNPPDRPAVVADPVPVRRVRFKWAWWLLAYASLGTGIVGIFVPGLPTTVFILISAWAASRGSDRLHRWLLQHPRFGPAIGNWQAHGAVSRYGKWMATITMAVCAGIMLWCVPIAWVKWFSIGSMTVVCLWLWSRPLPPAGP
- a CDS encoding lipoprotein, giving the protein MKNSRRHLIVIPLAACALLFLSACGNKGPLVLPQKPVPVEEVVEPVDAPATDDATPPATQPTDAGNPSTVPDPIASPIDDTTGGSND
- the dapF gene encoding diaminopimelate epimerase gives rise to the protein MTEAAGNRLRFSKMHGAGNDFVMLDLRNGASPPSPQLAAQMADRHTGVGCDQIITIEAPRAAGSVASYRIWNADGSTSQQCGNGARCVAAWLVRNGDTGEDAFTIDSPLATHPVRRLADGDYSVEMGVPVFEPAQIPLIGFAHPRGEYLLPLQGETVRFGAVSMGNPHAVIEVGLVDAAPVERLGHSLQHHASFPESVNVSFAQVLEPDHARLRVYERGVGETLACGSGACAAAVSLMQRGRLTSSARISLPGGDLRIQWAGEGQPVFMSGPAAFVFEGEWRA